Proteins from a genomic interval of Gavia stellata isolate bGavSte3 chromosome 13, bGavSte3.hap2, whole genome shotgun sequence:
- the LINGO1 gene encoding leucine-rich repeat and immunoglobulin-like domain-containing nogo receptor-interacting protein 1, whose product MVAGEASMRSPILACWQPILLLMLGSILSGSATGCPPRCECSAQERAVLCHRKRFMVVPEGIPTETRLLDLGKNRIKTLNQDEFANYPHLEELELNENIISAIEPGAFNNLFNLRTLGLRSNRLKLIPLGVFTGLSNLTKLDISENKIVILLDYMFQDLYNLKSLEVGDNDLVYISHRAFSGLNSLEQLTLEKCNLTSIPTEALSHLHGLIVLRLRHLNINTIRDYSFKRLYRLKVLEISHWPYLDTMTSNCLYGLNLTSLSITHCNLTSIPYVSVRHLVYLRFLNLSYNPIVTIEGSMLHDLLRLQEIQLVGGQLTTVEPFAFRGLNYLRILNVSGNLLTTLEESAFHSVGNLETLILDNNPLACDCRLLWVFRRRWRLNFNKQQPTCSTPEFVQGKEFKDFPDVLLPNYFTCRRARIRDRKPQQIFVDEGHTVHFVCRADGDPPPAIMWLSPRKHLISTKTNGRLTVFPDGTLEVRYAQIQDNGTYLCIASNAGGNDTMLAHLHVRSYSPDWPHQPNKTFAFISNQPNESDANSTRATVPFPFDIKTLIIATTMGFISFLGVVLFCLVLLFLWSRGKGNTKHNIEIEYVPRKSDAGISSADAPRKFNMKMI is encoded by the coding sequence ATGGTCGCTGGGGAGGCGAGTATGCGCAGCCCAATCCTGGCCTGCTGGCAGCCGATTCTCCTCCTGATGCTGGGATCCATCCTGTCCGGCTCCGCCACGGGCTGCCCGCCACGCTGCGAGTGCTCTGCCCAGGAGCGCGCCGTCCTTTGCCACCGGAAGCGATTCATGGTCGTGCCGGAGGGGATCCCGACCGAGACCAGGCTGCTGGACTTGGGCAAGAACCGCATCAAGACGCTCAACCAGGATGAATTTGCCAACTACCCTcacctggaggagctggagctaAACGAGAACATTATCAGTGCCATTGAACCTGGGGCTTTCAACAACCTCTTCAACCTCAGGACGCTGGGGCTCAGGAGTAACAGACTCAAGCTGATCCCCTTGGGGGTGTTTACCGGACTCAGCAACCTTACCAAGCTAGACATTAGTGAGAACAAAATTGTGATCCTCCTAGACTACATGTTTCAGGACTTGTACAACCTGAAGTCTTTGGAGGTGGGGGATAACGACCTTGTCTACATCTCCCACCGGGCCTTCAGCGGCCTCAACAGCCTAGAGCAGCTGACCCTGGAGAAATGCAACCTGACCTCCATCCCCACGGAGGCCCTGTCTCACCTTCACGGCTTGATCGTGCTGCGGCTGCGCCATCTGAACATCAACACCATCCGGGATTACTCATTCAAGAGGCTGTACCGGCTCAAGGTCCTCGAGATCTCACACTGGCCCTACCTGGATACTATGACGTCCAACTGCCTCTACGGGTTGAACCTGACCTCCCTGTCCATCACCCACTGCAACCTGACGTCCATCCCGTATGTGTCGGTGAGGCACTTGGTTTACCTCCGGTTCCTGAACCTGTCCTACAACCCCATTGTCACCATCGAGGGCTCCATGCTCCATGACCTGCTCAGGCTGCAGGAGATCCAGCTGGTGGGAGGGCAGCTCACCACAGTCGAGCCCTTCGCCTTCCGCGGCCTCAACTACCTGCGCATCCTGAACGTGTCAGGGAATTTGCTGACCACCCTGGAGGAGTCGGCCTTCCACTCGGTGGGCAACCTGGAGACGCTCATCCTCGACAACAACCCCTTAGCCTGCGACTGTCGGCTGCTCTGGGTTTTCCGGCGGCGATGGAGGTTGAACTTCAACAAGCAGCAGCCCACCTGCTCCACCCCTGAGTTCGTCCAGGGCAAGGAGTTCAAAGACTTCCCCGACGTCCTCCTGCCCAACTACTTCACCTGCCGCCGAGCACGGATACGGGACCGCAAACCTCAGCAGATCTTCGTGGACGAAGGCCACACGGTCCATTTTGTCTGCCGGGCAGATGGGGACCCGCCCCCCGCCATCATGTGGCTCTCTCCCCGGAAGCACCTCATCTCTACCAAAACCAACGGGCGGCTCACTGTCTTCCCTGACGGCACGCTGGAGGTGCGCTACGCCCAGATCCAGGACAATGGCACCTACCTATGCATCGCCAGCAACGCGGGTGGCAATGACACCATGCTGGCCCACCTGCACGTGCGCAGCTACTCCCCAGACTGGCCCCACCAGCCCAACAAGACCTTCGCGTTCATCTCCAACCAGCCCAACGAGAGCGATGCCAACAGCACGCGCGCCACCGTGCCTTTCCCCTTTGACATCAAGACTCTCATCATCGCCACCACCATGGGCTTCATTTCCTTCCTGGGCGTCGTCCTCTTCTGTCTGGTGCTCCTCTTCCTGTGGAGCCGGGGGAAAGGCAACACCAAGCACAACATTGAAATCGAGTACGTGCCGCGCAAGTCCGACGCGGGCATCAGCTCTGCCGACGCGCCGCGCAAGTTCAACATGAAAATGATTTAA